From the Euphorbia lathyris chromosome 6, ddEupLath1.1, whole genome shotgun sequence genome, one window contains:
- the LOC136234158 gene encoding uncharacterized protein isoform X2, whose product MGKGELWDDSALLNAFDDAMSNYKKMHAKKTNDFSTDGEESHGAIRDAEEKNNSLASNTLKTMGETENLSLVQEDHSLDSVDCQPCVDSSSGQHKQAVTDCLYTQNLEGVPFLPTVAGSCCCPYPSHCSAAPCISVPCCSLGGTCASKMCDNLSALTCHKKSAPLTDGGIVKTAMEAAEKALSSIKSMESTNCSTEEKGKDNVEEIAKSISSDTDLSLVLNAWYSAGFYTGKYYTEQLKKGQ is encoded by the exons ATGGGGAAAGGAGAACTATGGGACGATTCTGCTCTTCTCAACGCCTTTGACGATGCCATGTCCAACTACAAG AAAATGCATGCTAAGAAAACCAATGATTTTTCTACTGATGGAGAGGAAAGCCACGGAGCTATAAG GGATGCAGAGGAGAAGAACAATAGCCTTGCTTCAAACACACTAAAAACTATGGGAGAGACTGAAAACCTATCACTAGTTCAGGAAGATCATTCTCTAGATTCTGTTGATTGTCAACCCTGTGTGGATTCATCAAGTGGCCAACACAAACAAGCGGTTACTGACTGTTTGTATACACAAAATTTAGAAG GCGTACCTTTTCTCCCAACTGTTGCCGGCTCATGTTGTTGCCCTTATCCCTCTCATTGTTCAGCAGCTCCCTGCATTTCAGTTCCGTGCTGTTCTTTGGGTGGAACTTGTGCTTCTAAAATGTGTGATAATTTGTCTGCTTTGACTTGTCACAAAAAGTCGGCTCCTTTGACAGATGGTGGCATTGTTAAAACTGCAATGGAAGCTGCAGAAAAGGCACTATCCTCTATTAAGTCAATGGAATCTACTAATTGTAGTACAGAAG agaaagggaaagacAATGTGGAGGAAATTGCTAAAAGCATAAGCTCTGATACAGATCTCAGTCTTGTTTTAAACGCATGGTATTCTGCTGGCTTCTACACGGGGAA GTACTACACAGAGCAATTGAAGAAAGGGCAGTGA
- the LOC136234158 gene encoding uncharacterized protein isoform X1, with translation MGKGELWDDSALLNAFDDAMSNYKKMHAKKTNDFSTDGEESHGAIRDAEEKNNSLASNTLKTMGETENLSLVQEDHSLDSVDCQPCVDSSSGQHKQAVTDCLYTQNLEGYNQLLNQYYELEEKRQMIFHQLQQLGGYDYQTSAEGFGSSQQLGTCCTSHNHSFSTGVPFLPTVAGSCCCPYPSHCSAAPCISVPCCSLGGTCASKMCDNLSALTCHKKSAPLTDGGIVKTAMEAAEKALSSIKSMESTNCSTEEKGKDNVEEIAKSISSDTDLSLVLNAWYSAGFYTGKYYTEQLKKGQ, from the exons ATGGGGAAAGGAGAACTATGGGACGATTCTGCTCTTCTCAACGCCTTTGACGATGCCATGTCCAACTACAAG AAAATGCATGCTAAGAAAACCAATGATTTTTCTACTGATGGAGAGGAAAGCCACGGAGCTATAAG GGATGCAGAGGAGAAGAACAATAGCCTTGCTTCAAACACACTAAAAACTATGGGAGAGACTGAAAACCTATCACTAGTTCAGGAAGATCATTCTCTAGATTCTGTTGATTGTCAACCCTGTGTGGATTCATCAAGTGGCCAACACAAACAAGCGGTTACTGACTGTTTGTATACACAAAATTTAGAAGGTTATAACCAGTTACTCAACCAGTACTATGAGCTTGAGGAGAAGAGGCAAATGATCTTTCATCAACTTCAGCAGCTTGGTGGTTATGATTACCAAACTTCTGCTGAAGGTTTTGGTTCTAGCCAACAGTTGGGTACTTGCTGTACTTCTCATAATCATTCATTTTCTACAGGCGTACCTTTTCTCCCAACTGTTGCCGGCTCATGTTGTTGCCCTTATCCCTCTCATTGTTCAGCAGCTCCCTGCATTTCAGTTCCGTGCTGTTCTTTGGGTGGAACTTGTGCTTCTAAAATGTGTGATAATTTGTCTGCTTTGACTTGTCACAAAAAGTCGGCTCCTTTGACAGATGGTGGCATTGTTAAAACTGCAATGGAAGCTGCAGAAAAGGCACTATCCTCTATTAAGTCAATGGAATCTACTAATTGTAGTACAGAAG agaaagggaaagacAATGTGGAGGAAATTGCTAAAAGCATAAGCTCTGATACAGATCTCAGTCTTGTTTTAAACGCATGGTATTCTGCTGGCTTCTACACGGGGAA GTACTACACAGAGCAATTGAAGAAAGGGCAGTGA